The genomic segment CATTTAAAAAAGATGCGGAACAGCAGCAAACCGGACAGAATACGCTAAACACTTCCCAATACCGTCAAACAGGAATCCAAAACCCGCGGAAGTAACTGTTTTTGGCCGTCTCACCCTAAAGCACACACCCCTGATCAGCTGGCGTTATGATATGTTTCGCCAGCTTTTTTTGTTGGCTGATTTCTTCTGAAAACCAACAGCCTTTTTTACGGGAAACGGGACTGGCAGCCTGCCGATGACTTCGTTTCCCATCATAATTTGGGCGTTCATGCCAGATCATGCAGGGTTCACGCCGACACCCTTTTATTTGCGCAGAACAGAAAGGCCGGATACAGCTTTCGCGCCATATTCCGGCCCTTTCAAGCGGAAGCACGACGGTTTTACGCCTAACAGCTGCTTATTCACGCCGAAGCTCCGACTTTTCACGCCAAACAGCGATTTTCAAGCCATTCCAAGGATTTTTCTCGCCCTAACAAGCCCGTTTCAGGCCGAGCACAAGACAATTTGGCATACGTTTCATGGCCAAACTCCTCAACATCCACAAGCTCCAACACGTCACATCCAGCCAACCAGACTCATTCCCCCAGGTCAACCTTCAGCAAATGATCATCATCCTCATCCGGATTGCCGCGTCCGTCCGTATTGTTGGTGATGAGGTACATTGTGCCATCGCCTTCAATAAAGATGTCCCTGATCCGCCCTGCTCCTTCGAATAAGACAGATGACTCCTGTTTCTTAAGGTCAAACCTCCTGATTTGGCGTCCTGCTAGTCCTGCCGCATAAAGGTTGCCGCTATAATAACCAAGTCCGGACGGAGCCCATGTTTCATTGCCGGAGTGGAAAACAGGAGTCTCCATTGCTTCTTGCTGCTCGTCTCCCTGAATGACAGGCCATCCGTAATTTTTGCCCGGTTCGATCTTATTGATTTCATCATGGGCACTCTGGCCATGTTCAGCTGCATACATGGTTCCCTCTTCGCTCCAGGCCAGTCCCTGCGGATTGCGGTGCCCATATGAATACACCGGTGAATTTTCAACCGGATTCTCTGATGGGATCGAACCATCCAGGGCAATCCTTAAAATCTTCCCGTTTAACACACTGGGGTCCTGGGCGGCCTCCGCTTCTCCGGCATCACCTGCTGCCGCATACAGATAACCGTCAGGTCCGATTGCGATGCGGCCGCCGTTATGAATCCGGCCACCTGGAATGGAACCGAGGAGCTCCTGCTCTTCAACCCATTCATTTTCCTTCCGTTCGACCGCAACAATACGGTTCAGTGTTTCACCGCTTTCTTGATAGGTATAATAGATGATTGCCCTTTGATTTTTGTGATAGTCAGGATGCAGGACAAAACCGAGCAGTCCCCCTTCTCCGCGTGCCGATATTTCTTTTTCAAGGTTGAGCGCCATGTCCTCCCTTTTTTCATTCGAGTCGATTCTGGTTATGTTTCCGTTCCGCTCACTGATAAAAAAAACGTCTTCAGTTTTTGCGATATCCCACGGGATATCCAGATTGGATGCAAGCACTTCAGCATCCGGAATCCGGCTCTCTTTGTCATTGCCAGATTCCATACTTGATTCCTTCTGCTGCTTTGGAGCCTCTTTCGCCGTTTCATTTTCTTCAGAACAGCCGGCGGCTGCCGCAAGTATCAGCAATAAAACAAGTAATCTATACAAATTCGCTCACCCCTTTTTATTCACTATAGGAATGAAGCCGCGGAATGTTCAAATCATATGTTTGAAACCTTTATCTTAGGCGTCCGCCACAAACCTTGCACATATTTCCTGCAGGCTGCCATAAATTATAGTATCCGCACTTTTTAAAAAATGGAGTGACACGATGTATATTGAAGCACCATTTTACAACGGGACAAGTAAGGACATGGATTTTGACGATGTTTTCAGCCATATAAAAGATTTCATTATAAAAGACCCGCGCGCCGCATACCGGTTATCAATCGGTACCGATTCGCACGTGCATCGCGATTATACCCGTTTCATCACTGCAATCCACTTGCACCGCATCGGCAAGGGGGCATGGGGGTGCCTCCGCGAATATAATGAAAAAAGGCGCATTACCAGTTTAAAAGAAAAAATTTCAAAGGAGACAACGTTAAGCCAGGAAGTCGCCTACCGGTTTGCGATGGGTCCGATAGAAGATCTCGCGGAGCTGATTGCACCTTACGAAGATGAAGGCGCAAGCCTCGAATTTGAAGTCCACCTCGATATCGGCAAAAAAGGATTGACCCGCAACTTAATCGGCGAGATGACAAGGCGGATTGATTCGATGGGCATTGGCGTCAGAATCAAACCTGACTCTTATGCCGCTTCAAGCTATGCCCATCGTGAAACAAAGTAACTGCAGAGAAACGATTCCAAAGAAACAAGCGGCCGATGCGCAGGCCGCTTTTATCTTTGCTTAATATGGGGTTCTGAACATGCTGTCATGGTGATTATTTTGAAAGAATTTTTCCATTGCCTGGATATTGCTGAACTTAATTCCGTCTTTTTGGACACTGCAGCGCCGGCAAATCGGCTTTCTTATCTGAGCACAGCTGCTGGCGGCTTTTCTTCCGCAATAGACACATTCCATGGGAGAGTTCCTCCTTAATATAAAGGCTGTGGTAAATCACATTGCTGCATTACTTGACAAACCGATTCAAATCAGCGAAGCTCCTGCGGCTAATCCAAGCTATCAGGTTCCCGCCGCGAGGAACGAACGGAGAGTGCTACTATTTCCTCAGCTGAAAGCGAACGGTATTGCGATTTGTTTTATCACCATTATGGTCTGGCTGAACCACATATAAAAATACTTTTCGCGAATTTTGAAATTCAGTTTGTTATTGTTTAAATTCCGCTTTTGAAAGCGATTAAAACTTCTATTTTTTTCAAATTTAAATTTCCTCTTCAACCAACTATTCTTCTATAATAAACAATAGGGTAAATGAAAGGGATGGTGGTACAGTTGTGGAATGAATTATCACAGGAATGGCAGCAATGTTTCGAACTCGTATGGGAGGCATTCAAAGACGGGGCCAGGCCGATTGCGGCATTTGTCACAGACAAATCTGGAAACATCGTTTCAACCGGAAAAAGCACCGTTTTTCAGTATTCAGAAATTGAACCGGTCTCTCACAATGAGCTGGCACATGCGGAAGTGAATGCCCTGTTAAAGTTAGATAACCGTATCCATCAGGACACAGAAGGCTATACGCTGTACACAAGCTTAGAGCCTTGCCCGCTCTGTTTCAGCGCGTTTTATATGTCCGGCCTCCGCAATCTGCAGTTCGGGGCCTTCGATAAGTACGGCGGCAGCACAAACCTTTGCGGTACGACTCCATATCTAAGCCGGAAACCAATTAAGATGATCGGCCCGGTACCTCACTTTGAAGATGTATCGGCCTTTTTTACAGTGTATTTCGATATCAGCAAATCGTATGCCAAAGGAGCCCAGGTCCATAATCGAATGAAAGAAGATTATCCGGAGGCCGTTCAACTTGGACGGGACTGGGGCGGCGTGAAGAAGCTAGAGCAATACCGGGACATGCCTGCCGAAAAAATCTTCACCGTCGTGTCATCCGAAATTCAATGTATGAAAAAGCTGGTCCATGCGGAATAAATTATGTGCCGCCAAATATACATAGGTGAGAAATTACTGTCACCAAAAGTTCTTCATTTGCTTGTATATGAAGAATCCAGCGGTGATATATATGGTATCAAGAGCGAATCGCAATAGCAGCTTCGCAGAAAAAACGCCTCGACAGGAGGAGACGGCATGTCCATCAGGGAAGAAGATATCGAAAAGGTACTCCAGGAATATGATGTGAATATGGCGGTAAGTGATTTTCCCATCACCGAAGAAATCCAGGAACTTGTCCGAAAAAGGCTGACCGGCATAATCAGTGATGAAGAGCTTCATGCGTTGACCCTTGAACTTTTTAAAAAGAAAAGGTAAAAAACAGCCGTTAACACCCGGACCGCTTTCCCATTGAAACTGAGAGCGGCCCTTTGTTTCGTTGGCTTGTTTTATTCCGGCTGATTTTTCCCTGGAAGGTTTCCGTATAGCATGTGTAACAATCTTATAAAGAAAACTTGCCCGATTCGGCGAGCCTTCAAGCGGGGAATGGTTTGGTTTTGAGTGAAGGGTACTGAATTGCCGTTCAGTGCTTGTATTGTTGACTTTGCCTCATTTATAGGCACCGGAAGCGGGATTCCGTGCCTGTAATCTTGAATTCTCATTGATTACAGTCATTGAAAACAGGTTTCCGTGTCTTTATGTTGATCATTCAGCTGTTTACAGGCACTGAGCCGAGGAAGTCCCCATGACACCCCCTGTAAAGAAGACACTATGAATATCACCTCAAATTAACATAGCAAACAACAACTGAATTAACACCCCAATTCGCACGATGACAACATCTGTTGTCACGAATATCGACGTGTTATTTAGTCAGCTGTCTCCTTCTAATTTTTTTATGAAGGCTGATATATCAATAAAAAAGCATACCAATTACAATGTAATTGATATGCTGATTCATCTTCTTACTATAATGCTTCTCCACGTAAACGGAACTGCTTACCGACAGGACGGGCCTCCTTATTAATTGCCAGAACCTTAAATAAACAAATTCAATCCAGCTGCTTCTGCGTCGCCAAGATATGCAGCCACTCCTCCAAGTTCGACGCCGTCAATAAGTTCCTCCTCTTTGATTCCCATAAGATCCATGGACATCGAACAAGCCACAATCCTCACCCCGGCGTCCAGTGCGTTTTGCATCAGGACTTCAAGCGTGTCGACGTTTTTCTGTTTCATCATATTACGTATCAATCTAGGTCCCATACCGCCCATATTCATTTTTGAAAGCGGCAGGGATCCCGGGCCTCTAGGCATCAAGCGCGCAAACATTTTTTCCATGAAGTTCTTTTTGATCGGGCCGGCCTGTTCTTTCCGCAATACATTCAACCCCCAGAATGTAAAGAACATTGTCACATTTTTGCCCATTGCCGCTGAACCGGATGCAATAATGAAAGACGCGATTGCTTTGTCCAGGTCCCCGCTGAACACGACCATCGTAGATCCATCCTTCGTTTCGATCACCGGGCTTGAAGGCTTTTCGGAGAGGACATTCAGCGGTGCGCCTTTCCGTATGAACGCTTTGAATGTTTTGTCTTCAAAGCTGGTGCCGACAAGCGTGTTTCTCGTGTTGGCGCACCATGCTTTTATATCTTTTGCAAAACCGGGGTCCGTCGCCTGGACTTCGAGCACTTCGCCGTCGTTCATCACTTTGATTTGTTCATTCACTTTCATAATTGGCCCCGGGCACTGCAGCCCGCATGCATTCAGAACTGTTACAGCTTCTGGTTGTTCGGCTTCCTCTTTTCCAAGTGTTACGCCTGAGTCATTAAAATTAGTATCACAATGATTCTGGCCTGCAGTATCGTATACACAGGAATATGTCCGGAATCCGCCATCAAGGTTTTTAACAGGGAAACCATTTTGTGCAAGGATACGGGCGGCGAGATATCCGCGCAGCCCAACCTGGCAATATACATAAATCATTTCATCCTTCGGCAGTTCACCGAGACGATTGCGCAGTTCACCAAGCGGAATGTTTTTTGAACCGTTGATCGCCCCCATATCACATTCCATCGGTTCGCGGACATCGATTAAAAGAGCGCCGTTTTCGACAATAGCATCGATTTCATGCCATTGAACCGTTTCATTTTTGCCCTCAAGGACGTTCATAGCTGCATACCCTGCCATATTGACAGGGTCTTTGGCTGATGAAAAAGGAGGAGCATAAGCAAGTTCGAGGTCCGGAAGATCGAAAATGGTCAATCCGCCTTTAATTGCAGTTGCTAGGACATCGATCCGCTTGTCTGCCCCATCGTAAGAAACGGCCTGGGCCCCGAAGATTTTACCGGTATCCGGCTCAAAGACGAGCTTCATGGATATTGGGAACGATCCCGGATAATACCCGGCGTGTGAACCAGGATGCACATGGATCACTTCGTGTTCGATACCCATCTGTTTCAGTGTTTTTTCATTCAATCCAGTTGCAGCAGCCGTCATATCAAATACTTTCGCGATCGAGGTGCCAAGTGTTCCGCTGTATTTGACGTCATAGCCGTTGATATGGTCTGCGACAAGGCGGCCCTGGCGGTTAGCCGGCCATGCGAGCGGTATCATCGCCGGTTTGCCGAGGATATAATCTTTTACTTCAATGGCGTCTCCGATTGCATATATGGAAGGGTCATCCGTCTGAAGGGCGTCATTCACTTTTATGCCGCCCCTGTTGCCAATGGCAAGACCCGCCTCTTTAGCCAGCATGTTTTCAGGCTGCACGCCTATTGCAAGGATGATCATGTCGGTCTGCAGCTTCTGTCCGCTGTTCAAATGGATTGTTTTTCCTTCATTTGCAAAGCGTTCGACCCCATCATCAAGAATCAGATTGACGCCTTTATCCGCAAAATGCTGGTGAAGAATCGCAGCCATTTCGTAATCGAGGGGTGCCATGATTTGATCTGCCATTTCAACAAGTGTGACATCAAGGCCAAGGTCATGGAGATTCTCAGCCATTTCGACCCCTATGAAACCTCCCCCGACAACAACAGCTTTGCCCGGCTTTTTCTCTTCAATATATGACTTGATTTTATCAGTATCAGGGACATTGCGGAGTGTAAACAGCTCTTTGGCATCTTCAATTCCTGGAATATTCGGCTTGATCGGTTTAGCACCCGGGGAAAGGACAAGCTTGTCATAACTTTCTTCGTACGTTTCGCCCGTCACAACTTTTCTGACAGTTACCATTTTTCTTTCCCTGTTTATGCTCACTACTTCACTTAAATTTCTAATATCAAGATTGAATTTTTTTGACATGCCCTCCACGGTTTGCACCAATAGAGCATCGCGATCCTGGATTGTGCCGCCGATGTAGTATGGAAGTCCGCAGTTGGCAAACGATATATATTCTCCCCGTTCAAACATAATGATTTCCGCCTGTTCATCAAGCCGGCGAAGGCGTGCTGCCGTTGTGGCTCCTCCTGCTACTCCGCCAACAATTACGATTTTATTATTCATGATGTATGTTCTCCTCTCACATTCTTCTCATTCTTCTTTTTGGTATGGGGTACGGGTAAGGGTAAATAGCATCTTTACTTTGTGAATCATATCACAATGACTCACCGAGCGGTAGAGTTTGTGTAACTTGTCACAATCTATTCATATAGTTGGCTATTTCAGGAAGAAAATTCGAATGGAAAAGTTCATGGAATATTGGATAAGGTCTATGCAGAAGGTATTATATAGTGAAATTCGCACCCCGCTTCAGGCTGGCTGTTTAGAGAGCTCTGAGCGGGGAAGTATCATTATAGCAACGGAATAATTTGTATAGCCAAAGGATGTGAACGTTTTGGATCAGCAACATGAAGAAAAACTCAAAGAAGCGGGTTTTCCGCTGCTCTTGCTGCTGATTGGCCTCGGTGCCGCTGGCCTGTCCCTCTTTATCTTTTCAGAACTGGCTGAAGATATCCTGGCATCTGAAACCATCCGATTTGACGCGGCAGTGGTCGGCCTTTTCGTATCGATTAGCAGTGAGCCGCTCGACCAGGCGATGATTCTGATTACAGAGCTCGGGTCGGTTTGGTTTTTGACTGCACTGTCACTCATGGTCCTCGCTTTTCTCTGGGTTAGGTATCGGGATAAATGGGGCATTTTGTTTTTTGCTATAGGAGTGGCCGGCGGCGGAATCCTGACCAAAATACTTAAGAGCACGTATGAACGGAGCAGGCCTGGCATTAATCCCGATATTGATGCTGTAGGTTACAGCTTTCCAAGCGGACATGCGATGGGATCGCTTGTGTTTTACGGTTTTGCTATTTATTTTATTGTGCGCAGCCGGTTGTCCCGCACAGCTAAATGGCTCGGATCCATCACTTCGGGGGTTCTCATCATTTTGATTGGCATCAGCCGGATCTATCTCGGTGCCCATTATCCGAGTGATGTTGCTGCCGGTTATTCGGCGGGGCTGATCTGGCTTGCTATGGCCGTTCTCGCCCTTGAGTATGTGGAATGGCATACTCGGAATAACATTCGTCCTGTCCGCGCTTTGCGGAATTTATTGAGTGATTTGATTTAAGGATACGGTTCCCGGGTGGAACCGTTTTGTTTTACATATTGTGCGAAGGAAAAATCAATATTATCAATCAATTGATAGTTCAGATTCAGTCTTAAATTGAGTGGTTTTGAATGATCTCTTCTACATGATTGTTATTTAATTATGTTTTGGATATTGGCCGGTTCGGGTTTGCGAGACTCTGGTGGGAACTGATGGACAGGTGAGACCCGAATCTGCAGGGGCGTTAGCTATGATGAGACTTACTGCCCGTCCCGGAAAGCGTGGTTGTTTTCGGTCTTAGGTCTTTAACGAAGTGCATGAGGCCAGAAGTTTTTATGAATTTCCAGCGTTACTGCCGTCATTTGGAGTCTGCTTTCCCGTTTCTTTCCAGTCCACTTCTAGCCTTTTCCCCGGAGTCCCTCTCGTCCTTCCGCCCTTTTCAGAACAATTATCCTTGAAGGAATGCCGTCAACCGTAAAAAAACCCCGGTCCATTCGGAACCGGGGCTTCTTACATTTATTGTCATGTCAAAAGGGTTATATTATTTATTGTCATTGTTGGCGCGGGCATTTCCGCCTTTTTCGCCGATTTCTTCGTAAAATTCGCGGTCATGGTTACGGGAAGTGGCTTCTCCGCCCTTCTCGCCAATTTCCTGATAAAATTCTTTGTCGTGGCTTTCAGCAGTTGCTTCTCCGCCTTTTTCACCAATCTCTTTGTAGAAGTCTTTGTCATGGCTTTCGGATGTCGCTTCTCCGCCTTTTTTACCGATTTCCTGATAGAATTCTTTATCGTGAGTGCGAGAAGTAGTTTCTCCGCCCTTACGTCCAGCTTCTTCAAGTGTCATGTCACGGTTATCGTCTTTTCTGTTTGCCATGATGAAATACACTCCTTTTTGTATAGTTTCTAGTTGATCCTACAGTAAGTGTTTACCACTTATTGGAATCTCCTAAACATCTGCATGCTGCTGAGACTTAGA from the Bacillus marinisedimentorum genome contains:
- a CDS encoding phosphatase PAP2 family protein, encoding MDQQHEEKLKEAGFPLLLLLIGLGAAGLSLFIFSELAEDILASETIRFDAAVVGLFVSISSEPLDQAMILITELGSVWFLTALSLMVLAFLWVRYRDKWGILFFAIGVAGGGILTKILKSTYERSRPGINPDIDAVGYSFPSGHAMGSLVFYGFAIYFIVRSRLSRTAKWLGSITSGVLIILIGISRIYLGAHYPSDVAAGYSAGLIWLAMAVLALEYVEWHTRNNIRPVRALRNLLSDLI
- a CDS encoding nucleoside deaminase → MVVQLWNELSQEWQQCFELVWEAFKDGARPIAAFVTDKSGNIVSTGKSTVFQYSEIEPVSHNELAHAEVNALLKLDNRIHQDTEGYTLYTSLEPCPLCFSAFYMSGLRNLQFGAFDKYGGSTNLCGTTPYLSRKPIKMIGPVPHFEDVSAFFTVYFDISKSYAKGAQVHNRMKEDYPEAVQLGRDWGGVKKLEQYRDMPAEKIFTVVSSEIQCMKKLVHAE
- a CDS encoding CoA-disulfide reductase — protein: MNNKIVIVGGVAGGATTAARLRRLDEQAEIIMFERGEYISFANCGLPYYIGGTIQDRDALLVQTVEGMSKKFNLDIRNLSEVVSINRERKMVTVRKVVTGETYEESYDKLVLSPGAKPIKPNIPGIEDAKELFTLRNVPDTDKIKSYIEEKKPGKAVVVGGGFIGVEMAENLHDLGLDVTLVEMADQIMAPLDYEMAAILHQHFADKGVNLILDDGVERFANEGKTIHLNSGQKLQTDMIILAIGVQPENMLAKEAGLAIGNRGGIKVNDALQTDDPSIYAIGDAIEVKDYILGKPAMIPLAWPANRQGRLVADHINGYDVKYSGTLGTSIAKVFDMTAAATGLNEKTLKQMGIEHEVIHVHPGSHAGYYPGSFPISMKLVFEPDTGKIFGAQAVSYDGADKRIDVLATAIKGGLTIFDLPDLELAYAPPFSSAKDPVNMAGYAAMNVLEGKNETVQWHEIDAIVENGALLIDVREPMECDMGAINGSKNIPLGELRNRLGELPKDEMIYVYCQVGLRGYLAARILAQNGFPVKNLDGGFRTYSCVYDTAGQNHCDTNFNDSGVTLGKEEAEQPEAVTVLNACGLQCPGPIMKVNEQIKVMNDGEVLEVQATDPGFAKDIKAWCANTRNTLVGTSFEDKTFKAFIRKGAPLNVLSEKPSSPVIETKDGSTMVVFSGDLDKAIASFIIASGSAAMGKNVTMFFTFWGLNVLRKEQAGPIKKNFMEKMFARLMPRGPGSLPLSKMNMGGMGPRLIRNMMKQKNVDTLEVLMQNALDAGVRIVACSMSMDLMGIKEEELIDGVELGGVAAYLGDAEAAGLNLFI
- a CDS encoding PQQ-dependent sugar dehydrogenase — its product is MYRLLVLLLILAAAAGCSEENETAKEAPKQQKESSMESGNDKESRIPDAEVLASNLDIPWDIAKTEDVFFISERNGNITRIDSNEKREDMALNLEKEISARGEGGLLGFVLHPDYHKNQRAIIYYTYQESGETLNRIVAVERKENEWVEEQELLGSIPGGRIHNGGRIAIGPDGYLYAAAGDAGEAEAAQDPSVLNGKILRIALDGSIPSENPVENSPVYSYGHRNPQGLAWSEEGTMYAAEHGQSAHDEINKIEPGKNYGWPVIQGDEQQEAMETPVFHSGNETWAPSGLGYYSGNLYAAGLAGRQIRRFDLKKQESSVLFEGAGRIRDIFIEGDGTMYLITNNTDGRGNPDEDDDHLLKVDLGE
- a CDS encoding ribonuclease H-like YkuK family protein, giving the protein MYIEAPFYNGTSKDMDFDDVFSHIKDFIIKDPRAAYRLSIGTDSHVHRDYTRFITAIHLHRIGKGAWGCLREYNEKRRITSLKEKISKETTLSQEVAYRFAMGPIEDLAELIAPYEDEGASLEFEVHLDIGKKGLTRNLIGEMTRRIDSMGIGVRIKPDSYAASSYAHRETK
- a CDS encoding KGG domain-containing protein, with product MANRKDDNRDMTLEEAGRKGGETTSRTHDKEFYQEIGKKGGEATSESHDKDFYKEIGEKGGEATAESHDKEFYQEIGEKGGEATSRNHDREFYEEIGEKGGNARANNDNK